In one window of Lewinella sp. 4G2 DNA:
- a CDS encoding Crp/Fnr family transcriptional regulator, whose protein sequence is MNLYTYLRHKDVFSKEECSIIAGAFTEEKIHKGKVIANFQKYAGRVLFLEEGILRTFFFKDGKDITHFFFDENCFIAPVNSILYKNKTERYQWEAVEDCRVSMIAYEDFWALEERFPRLSRVIIEFSLYLLDLFSQKLNMLQFQSAAERYDSFLEMYPSIAGRVSLGSTASFLGITQQTLSVIRGKKK, encoded by the coding sequence ATGAACCTCTATACCTATCTCCGGCACAAGGACGTCTTTTCTAAGGAAGAATGCTCCATCATTGCCGGTGCGTTCACCGAGGAAAAGATTCACAAGGGAAAGGTGATTGCCAATTTTCAAAAATACGCCGGGCGGGTACTCTTTCTGGAGGAAGGCATCCTTCGAACCTTTTTCTTCAAGGACGGGAAAGACATCACCCATTTCTTCTTTGACGAAAATTGCTTCATTGCACCCGTCAATAGCATACTCTACAAAAACAAAACAGAACGCTACCAGTGGGAAGCGGTAGAAGATTGCCGGGTTAGCATGATCGCATATGAAGATTTTTGGGCCCTAGAGGAGCGCTTCCCCAGACTGAGCCGAGTGATCATTGAGTTTAGTCTATACCTGCTGGATCTGTTTTCCCAAAAACTGAACATGTTACAATTTCAGAGCGCGGCCGAGCGGTACGATTCTTTCCTGGAGATGTACCCTAGTATTGCCGGGCGGGTTTCTTTAGGAAGCACGGCCTCCTTTCTGGGGATTACCCAGCAAACGCTGAGCGTCATCCGGGGCAAAAAAAAGTAG
- a CDS encoding T9SS type A sorting domain-containing protein, translated as MKAKRISFLLFLTLLFFSLFSICSRANLHAQCAGPTDQNVLGISDNGFSVSWTGGSMEAVRQEFVLSFCALEDPATESVGSLNSVGTPLNTSGFASGTTFFAYVRNICAAESGTGAEEASDWSTFTITTSGDIVPPDNDLLSGAYTFTLGAISADNFSGEEVIGTSDEPNEVMCGFDNSWWYTFTPTVTQAYKLSSGDLSATGVTTDTDVSLGVYSGSAHPLQEIVCQNTNNYSGGGETLDLMLTAGTTYYFRVAMGSDARPCNIRTTTEVIPIEWQGSASTDWFTAENWSTGKMPTAGQAISISGGAVRPCVIASDNALAGKITLEGGSLTVGQGAILTVSEGTSGVRVTGGGTLEVEGEVQFDLTSGIGISVREGEAHIRSTGLVSTSNGVVGLQVNDTVSIAGEFNCSNAEFDGIFVGESGGLELLENGLISVESPEEIGLLCRGNCWVNGSLIISKVGEAAIDTDGGLLTVGTTGSVEIDTAEEGIKNGSFSNYGSISVTRTEDDAISTGADCTNYGSITLLEGAESAIKITGTFTNEGTITIQDYSRDGVETSSDGVLQIGSAATLDINDVRRGLNGLLLVNDGTIGIVTTSSDAINTGGDCTNNGSITLSDVDSDGIDLEVGSTFTNAGTLRILDASSQALEDGIFNQTASGELFINGEVTSAMELAAGSALHPGSSPGCVESNTLSNLTGVELNVELEGTTACAEFDQLDLGDQAFDVTDGVLVLTGDYAPVVDDVFLIVRRSSTSNVQGTFDGLPEGATLRFNGAELMISYVAGDGDDIGLYVSSTLPLDLLFFTGINQGKSNVLTWATTNEENFSHFEIERSGNGHSWQLLDNMHVASFDGSELGENSYVYEEDAVTAFYRLKMIDLDGTYSYSDVVYVENDPGAAAGAMKVYPNPSNGRFSVDLTQAGYSAEGQGELSLLDMHGRQILSVMIAADVHHVAIDVPNARAGVYSLRLRNRAGQMLTRRVVLQ; from the coding sequence ATGAAAGCTAAGCGTATATCTTTTTTATTATTCCTCACCTTGTTATTCTTCTCTTTATTCAGCATCTGTAGCCGTGCCAATTTACATGCGCAGTGTGCCGGCCCTACTGACCAGAACGTCCTGGGTATTTCTGATAACGGCTTTTCCGTATCGTGGACAGGAGGCAGTATGGAAGCCGTTCGCCAGGAATTCGTATTGTCCTTCTGTGCACTGGAGGACCCCGCTACTGAAAGCGTTGGCTCTCTGAATAGCGTCGGTACTCCCCTCAATACTTCCGGTTTCGCTTCGGGAACTACCTTTTTCGCCTACGTTCGTAACATCTGCGCCGCTGAATCCGGCACCGGGGCCGAAGAAGCCAGCGACTGGTCTACATTCACCATTACGACTTCGGGCGACATAGTCCCGCCCGACAACGATCTGCTAAGTGGGGCGTATACCTTTACCCTGGGCGCTATCTCCGCCGATAATTTTAGCGGCGAAGAGGTGATTGGCACTTCCGATGAGCCTAATGAAGTAATGTGCGGCTTCGATAACAGCTGGTGGTACACCTTTACGCCCACTGTTACGCAAGCTTATAAGCTGTCGTCCGGCGATCTATCGGCCACGGGCGTCACGACGGATACGGACGTATCCCTTGGGGTATATTCCGGCAGCGCTCACCCCTTGCAGGAGATAGTTTGCCAGAATACAAATAACTATTCGGGCGGTGGCGAAACCCTTGACTTAATGCTTACCGCCGGAACGACTTACTATTTTCGGGTAGCCATGGGCAGTGACGCCAGGCCGTGTAACATTCGGACTACCACCGAGGTCATTCCTATTGAATGGCAAGGCTCAGCCAGTACCGACTGGTTTACGGCGGAAAATTGGTCGACCGGAAAAATGCCAACCGCCGGGCAAGCTATTTCCATTTCCGGCGGCGCGGTTCGGCCTTGCGTCATTGCGTCCGACAATGCCTTGGCTGGAAAAATCACCCTGGAAGGTGGAAGTCTGACTGTTGGGCAGGGGGCGATTCTGACTGTTTCTGAGGGCACATCTGGTGTACGGGTTACAGGCGGAGGCACCTTGGAGGTAGAAGGCGAGGTGCAATTCGATCTGACCTCCGGTATTGGCATTTCCGTTCGGGAGGGAGAGGCCCACATTCGGTCTACGGGGCTGGTATCAACAAGCAATGGGGTGGTAGGTCTTCAAGTAAACGATACGGTGAGCATTGCCGGTGAGTTCAACTGCAGCAATGCGGAATTTGATGGCATTTTCGTGGGCGAGTCCGGTGGTTTAGAACTCCTGGAGAATGGGCTCATTTCCGTAGAATCACCCGAAGAAATCGGATTGCTGTGCCGCGGGAACTGCTGGGTAAACGGCAGCTTGATCATCAGCAAGGTCGGAGAAGCCGCGATTGATACCGACGGTGGCTTACTGACCGTTGGCACCACCGGCTCCGTTGAGATCGACACGGCTGAAGAGGGCATCAAAAACGGTAGCTTTAGCAACTATGGCAGCATTTCAGTCACCCGTACGGAGGACGATGCCATCAGCACCGGTGCGGATTGCACCAACTACGGAAGTATCACCCTCCTTGAGGGCGCCGAAAGTGCCATCAAGATTACGGGCACCTTCACCAATGAAGGAACCATTACGATACAAGACTACTCGCGCGACGGAGTGGAAACAAGCTCGGACGGTGTATTACAAATTGGGAGCGCGGCAACGCTCGACATCAATGATGTGCGCCGGGGACTAAACGGTTTGCTCCTGGTCAACGACGGAACCATCGGCATCGTCACCACCAGCAGCGATGCCATCAACACTGGCGGCGATTGCACCAACAATGGCAGTATTACCCTGAGTGATGTCGATTCCGACGGAATCGACTTAGAGGTAGGGTCCACCTTCACGAATGCCGGGACCCTCCGAATTCTTGATGCCAGCAGCCAGGCTTTGGAAGATGGTATTTTTAACCAAACGGCCTCCGGGGAGCTGTTCATCAACGGCGAGGTCACATCCGCAATGGAGCTCGCCGCGGGTAGTGCTTTGCATCCCGGTAGTTCCCCCGGTTGCGTAGAATCCAACACGCTTTCCAATCTTACGGGCGTGGAATTAAACGTTGAGTTGGAAGGAACCACCGCCTGTGCAGAATTTGACCAACTTGACCTCGGCGATCAGGCCTTCGACGTGACCGACGGAGTACTGGTGCTTACGGGTGACTACGCCCCAGTAGTGGATGATGTTTTTCTGATCGTCCGGCGGTCGAGCACCTCAAACGTTCAGGGCACTTTTGACGGTTTGCCGGAAGGAGCAACGCTGCGCTTCAACGGGGCCGAGTTAATGATCTCCTACGTGGCGGGTGACGGTGATGATATTGGTCTATACGTATCCTCCACCCTCCCTCTCGACCTGCTCTTTTTTACCGGCATAAACCAGGGTAAAAGCAATGTACTGACCTGGGCGACCACCAATGAGGAGAATTTCAGCCACTTTGAGATCGAGCGTTCAGGCAACGGGCACTCCTGGCAACTCCTTGATAATATGCATGTTGCATCTTTCGACGGAAGTGAGCTTGGCGAGAATTCCTACGTCTACGAAGAGGACGCCGTCACCGCATTCTATCGCCTCAAGATGATTGATCTGGACGGGACCTATTCATACAGCGATGTTGTCTACGTAGAAAATGACCCGGGCGCTGCCGCAGGTGCGATGAAAGTATATCCTAACCCAAGTAATGGGCGGTTTTCGGTAGATTTGACACAGGCTGGCTACTCCGCCGAAGGGCAGGGGGAACTCTCCTTATTGGATATGCACGGACGCCAGATATTATCGGTGATGATTGCTGCTGACGTACACCACGTGGCGATTGACGTACCCAATGCTCGGGCGGGGGTGTATTCACTTAGGCTGCGTAATCGAGCAGGACAGATGCTAACCCGGCGGGTGGTATTGCAATGA
- a CDS encoding T9SS type A sorting domain-containing protein, which produces MSDYRFPLTPLLILLLCTCGSAQILAQAPNDDLADAITVDLSSGAFSHVVNRFDEDVATTEIDELICEKELSWWYSLTPAETKDFVIRAEVVDDISPSVSNDVSLGVYTGSSHPLTEVSCLDNNEGVGRGEAEIVTLTGGVTYYLRIAVPENVFGGDITTTITPAIFTWTGAENNAWEEVDNWDLEALPTTNATVVIPDANPSPRINDTVQIGALRIEAGRLTVTPNGQLTVFGLNEGVAITDNGQLTVEGNLVVSSPSGPSIELNDGQVSLRDNSFSILLGTLRILQGEVNVMGTLAVTTDAGNGVEINNGQLECTPDGLISINEVPGDGVRLGANGRLNVDGEVKITEIGSDGLVLGAGSNVEVNREAELEVSEIGNIGVHFTDNATTFSNQGTLILADAANALSSGGTIENIDESILIAEGTLTSTVNFEGIITLQPGPAEGCLTFTEAVDLTEDVLRFDLEGSTACSLHDQIIFQEAADITDAELVLSGTYLPVAGDTFVIINNVHSNPITGTFAGLGECDTFRHKGALMLISYVGGDGDDIVLYGEPYDAPPVNDDLANATVLEGNDVFSSLPATVGFNGATTETNENNCGATVSWWYAYTPPATADFYIDANGYVDEPRPGVENDLTLGIYTGASHPLTEMRCIDNDEGFEAGGEIDTVTLQAGITYYFRIGAKPKTPLDEIGLAIRQLPVHWTGAVNSDWYEAGNWSSGAVPGTNDLVEIDPAPNSAVISTGNVNLVSLSINAGGLFSLAQGASLRLSGGEIGLNVQGEVTVNGILTVENQRQRSVSCRGVMSVGGTGVLLAYGSHFGVGGTLNCAGIVELSRGADMAVSTSGTLLIEESGALSITGRVPIGMIAQGRIDILGNLSISGPEFGITYDNGSINIRSTGRVSITNFISRGINFNSTELAIINDGALFVAGSSSISIGGGNLVNSATATLSAKNRLTGDVSFAAGSRLEPGASPGCLTFESPVDLSETTLAFEIEGTTRCTGYDQIEYDDVLNIDDAILELSGSYVPQVGDQFSLLTTSGSNEAGGTFAGLPEGGTVLFNGVPLQIAYEVYEGSKIDVVLTAIDNIDVRWTGAVDSNWYEGGNWSTKLVPGPESHVTIGDIVAPPAVIDTGSVTVAEIQVINTGQFRLNEAATLTISGGTEGLFLDTDSLTVLNGSVSINNQIGDYGLKVHSDVEVGPAGIIFLEEGGINVYRARLSVAGSVTSLTAPAEGILLETGVVYVDTTGSVSISYPTGSGVRTFDGNDTLEVNGRLSILSPGFDGIRAGQGDYLSVPKGLLEVNNAGRHGINSVKAAIGGTLKVIGSSNDAITGSQDFSINAGGTLAVDGFVRTLINFAANSRLAPGSPTGCAFFDREVLFNNAILTIEINGPTVCTDYSQLTYDNFLRINGASLELDGDYVPMAGETFLVAVPDNVSTPSSGTFRGLPNGDTLSFNGTLLEITYPSMAEFGGGGAFITLTTLLGADQAIWTGAVDSDWYNPDNWASGVIPTADDDVLIEAGANPAILPTGTATIASLQLRNGGNFTVAEGAILNLSAGTAGLVAKSGRLIVNGKLLVDQQANGMPLLGVTTTIGPNGNLMFQQTNTDVLVTRTLTCNGQLQLNDGPGLSLQGDGRLNVGSTGDCRINAATGTGLLHNGAGVSINGKLTVTNSGGDGIHATNDNGMAFNAPSEVTLRNNGGHGIHCDDDGSYPINVRGVLTISGSALNAVDEGIFLPRTGCTLRCAGTIDTRWQDEDNYRMEVGDSNGCLNVLAIPDLGEGTLAFTINGTTPCTGYSQLNIPQGINIDGAVLELNGSYIPEIGEAFSLILKPGSGAFTQRFAGLPEGTLFPFNGVLLKISYADGTNDNDVVLTATQNAIEASWTGAVNSNWYEAGNWTIGRVPSTTDRVIIGDISDAPIAIIDTGAVTITELHVVGSDGQFRLNEGADLTISGGADGLVLTGDSLIILDGNVLITDQSGNYGLTAKSDLTIGQSGSLTLNQLGVEMGGFHNLIVDGTVNCTNAPADAVVIDDGILEISPTGSWTIEAPVGAGIRVTNDPSEIMVDGSLSVIGAGEDGIIGDREMLTIGTTGTLIIRDAAFNGIESINGNINGKLIITNSGGNAIFLDNEDFQFFNGSTLGAEGSISGEVGFFDGSNLQPGSSPGCLTMRSSVSNLPILTIELEGITACTEYDQIVLRASGQLGGASLRLEGDYQPTVNDVFTIVRNDADSDIVGTFAGLPEGALIEFNNSFLEISYNNGRDITLTTVSVLPLDLLSFTGKARNKNNLLSWTTANEEDFSHFEVQRSADGNTWQLLGAVAGAAEGRNAGQYDYVDDKPQSSAYYRLRMVDLDGSYAFSPIVYLEREVTAELRVFPNPNSGSFDLRLPEVSEPLSLALYSAHSTRVSAKKIGAGTRRWSSREALPPGIYLVVVSTQDGRRWTERMVVQ; this is translated from the coding sequence ATGTCAGACTACCGCTTTCCCCTCACTCCGCTCCTTATCCTCCTCCTCTGCACCTGCGGCAGCGCCCAAATACTCGCCCAGGCACCCAACGACGACCTGGCGGATGCCATCACGGTCGATCTGAGCTCAGGCGCCTTCAGCCACGTTGTAAACCGTTTTGATGAAGACGTAGCCACTACGGAGATTGACGAGTTGATTTGTGAAAAAGAGCTTTCCTGGTGGTACTCCCTGACGCCCGCCGAGACGAAAGATTTCGTGATTCGAGCGGAAGTTGTTGACGACATTTCACCTAGTGTAAGTAATGACGTCAGCCTTGGCGTATATACCGGTAGCAGCCACCCCCTGACTGAAGTAAGCTGTCTTGATAACAACGAGGGAGTGGGGCGCGGTGAAGCAGAAATTGTCACACTCACTGGTGGAGTCACTTACTATTTACGCATTGCCGTACCCGAAAATGTGTTTGGCGGCGACATCACGACCACCATTACGCCCGCCATATTCACTTGGACGGGGGCTGAAAATAACGCGTGGGAAGAAGTAGATAACTGGGATTTGGAAGCATTACCCACCACTAATGCCACCGTTGTTATCCCGGACGCTAACCCAAGCCCCCGGATAAATGATACCGTCCAGATTGGGGCGCTACGGATTGAAGCGGGCAGGCTGACGGTAACACCTAATGGTCAGCTAACGGTCTTTGGCCTGAATGAAGGGGTTGCTATCACTGATAACGGCCAACTTACCGTTGAGGGCAACCTCGTTGTATCTTCTCCTTCAGGACCATCAATTGAGCTAAACGACGGCCAGGTATCGTTGCGCGATAACAGCTTCTCCATCTTGCTAGGCACCCTCCGAATACTGCAAGGCGAGGTGAACGTAATGGGCACCCTTGCCGTCACAACTGACGCAGGAAACGGAGTTGAGATCAACAACGGTCAGTTGGAGTGCACTCCTGACGGGCTCATTTCCATCAACGAAGTGCCGGGTGACGGCGTCCGCCTGGGAGCTAACGGCCGTTTAAACGTAGACGGAGAAGTGAAAATCACCGAGATAGGTAGCGACGGCCTCGTCCTGGGTGCGGGTAGCAACGTTGAAGTCAACCGGGAAGCGGAGCTTGAAGTCAGCGAGATCGGCAATATCGGCGTCCACTTCACTGACAATGCGACCACGTTCAGCAATCAGGGCACGCTAATCCTGGCTGATGCCGCAAATGCACTTTCCAGCGGCGGTACAATTGAGAATATTGATGAAAGTATTTTAATCGCGGAGGGGACGCTGACCAGTACGGTCAACTTTGAAGGCATCATTACCCTGCAACCAGGCCCGGCCGAAGGGTGCCTGACCTTCACGGAAGCGGTGGACCTGACCGAGGATGTCCTCCGGTTCGACCTGGAGGGGAGCACGGCTTGTTCGCTGCACGATCAAATCATCTTCCAGGAGGCGGCGGATATTACCGACGCGGAGCTGGTGCTCAGTGGTACTTATCTACCCGTAGCCGGCGATACCTTCGTAATCATCAACAACGTGCATTCCAACCCGATCACCGGCACCTTCGCCGGGTTGGGGGAGTGCGACACTTTCCGGCATAAAGGTGCGCTGATGCTCATCAGTTACGTCGGCGGAGATGGTGATGACATCGTCCTTTACGGGGAACCCTACGATGCGCCACCGGTGAATGATGACTTGGCGAATGCCACGGTGTTGGAGGGAAATGATGTGTTTTCTTCCCTGCCGGCTACCGTTGGCTTTAACGGGGCAACTACCGAGACAAACGAAAACAATTGCGGGGCAACTGTATCCTGGTGGTACGCCTACACCCCACCCGCCACCGCCGATTTTTATATCGACGCCAACGGCTACGTCGATGAGCCTCGACCGGGGGTTGAGAATGACCTTACGCTCGGTATTTACACGGGGGCCAGCCACCCGCTTACGGAAATGCGCTGCATCGACAATGATGAAGGCTTTGAAGCCGGTGGGGAAATAGATACCGTCACCCTGCAAGCTGGCATAACTTACTATTTCCGCATAGGAGCCAAGCCCAAAACACCGCTTGACGAAATAGGGCTTGCTATCCGGCAGCTACCAGTTCACTGGACTGGAGCCGTCAACAGCGATTGGTACGAGGCGGGTAATTGGAGTAGTGGGGCAGTACCTGGCACGAACGATTTGGTCGAGATTGATCCGGCACCCAATTCCGCAGTTATTTCAACTGGAAATGTAAACCTTGTCAGCCTCTCCATTAACGCGGGAGGCCTGTTTTCCCTTGCGCAAGGAGCCAGTTTGCGTTTGTCGGGCGGGGAGATCGGGCTAAACGTTCAGGGAGAGGTTACCGTAAATGGCATCCTGACCGTTGAAAATCAAAGGCAAAGAAGCGTCAGTTGCCGGGGGGTGATGTCGGTAGGAGGAACCGGCGTCCTACTGGCCTACGGTAGTCATTTTGGAGTGGGTGGCACCCTAAACTGTGCAGGGATTGTAGAATTGAGCCGTGGAGCGGATATGGCGGTAAGCACTTCAGGCACGCTCCTCATCGAAGAAAGCGGAGCACTGTCAATTACGGGGCGAGTGCCAATTGGTATGATTGCCCAAGGTAGAATAGACATTCTGGGGAACCTGTCAATTTCTGGCCCCGAATTTGGCATTACTTACGATAATGGTAGCATTAACATTAGGAGTACCGGTAGAGTCAGCATTACCAACTTTATATCTCGTGGTATTAATTTCAATTCTACGGAGCTTGCAATCATTAATGACGGGGCACTCTTTGTTGCTGGATCCAGTAGCATCTCCATTGGCGGAGGAAATCTCGTAAACTCAGCTACCGCCACCTTAAGCGCGAAAAACCGGCTCACTGGAGACGTGTCTTTCGCCGCTGGCAGCCGCCTCGAACCCGGGGCATCCCCCGGTTGCCTGACCTTTGAATCGCCCGTTGACCTGAGCGAAACGACCCTCGCCTTCGAGATAGAGGGAACAACTCGCTGCACGGGCTACGATCAGATTGAATACGACGATGTCCTCAATATTGACGACGCCATACTGGAGCTTAGCGGTAGCTACGTTCCGCAAGTAGGGGATCAATTCTCCTTACTTACAACGAGCGGGAGCAACGAGGCTGGAGGCACCTTCGCTGGGCTGCCGGAAGGTGGTACGGTGCTATTCAACGGCGTGCCGCTGCAGATCGCTTATGAGGTGTACGAAGGTTCCAAGATCGACGTCGTCCTCACCGCCATCGACAATATTGACGTACGTTGGACGGGAGCCGTCGATAGCAATTGGTACGAAGGTGGAAACTGGAGTACCAAACTGGTGCCCGGCCCCGAGTCTCACGTGACGATTGGTGACATCGTGGCTCCTCCGGCAGTCATCGATACCGGTTCCGTCACGGTAGCGGAAATACAGGTAATTAATACCGGCCAGTTTCGGTTAAACGAAGCGGCTACGCTGACCATCAGCGGTGGCACCGAAGGGCTTTTCCTTGATACGGATTCCCTCACCGTACTTAATGGTTCCGTCAGCATTAATAATCAGATCGGTGACTATGGGCTGAAAGTGCATAGTGATGTGGAGGTAGGGCCCGCAGGAATCATTTTCCTGGAAGAAGGTGGAATCAATGTTTACCGCGCCCGCCTCTCAGTTGCTGGTTCTGTAACCAGCCTTACCGCCCCGGCAGAAGGCATCTTGTTGGAGACTGGTGTTGTTTACGTAGATACTACGGGGTCCGTTTCCATTTCTTATCCAACCGGGTCCGGGGTAAGGACTTTTGACGGAAACGATACGCTGGAAGTCAATGGTCGTTTATCCATTCTCAGTCCCGGATTTGACGGTATAAGAGCAGGCCAGGGCGATTACCTGTCGGTGCCAAAGGGTTTACTTGAGGTGAATAACGCAGGTCGCCATGGCATAAATAGTGTGAAAGCAGCCATCGGCGGTACGCTGAAGGTTATCGGTAGCAGCAACGATGCGATCACGGGTAGCCAGGATTTTAGCATCAATGCGGGAGGAACCTTGGCGGTAGACGGTTTTGTCCGCACCTTGATCAACTTTGCGGCGAACAGCCGGCTGGCTCCTGGTAGCCCAACGGGGTGCGCCTTTTTCGACCGGGAAGTCCTTTTCAACAACGCCATTCTCACTATTGAGATCAACGGACCTACCGTTTGTACGGACTACAGCCAGCTCACCTACGATAACTTTTTACGCATCAACGGCGCTAGTCTTGAATTAGACGGTGATTATGTCCCTATGGCAGGCGAAACCTTTTTGGTAGCGGTGCCAGACAATGTTTCCACACCTTCAAGTGGTACTTTCAGAGGTCTGCCGAATGGGGATACGTTGTCATTTAACGGTACGCTTCTCGAAATCACTTATCCAAGCATGGCCGAATTTGGCGGAGGGGGCGCATTCATTACCCTGACTACCTTGTTGGGGGCCGACCAAGCCATCTGGACCGGAGCGGTAGACAGCGACTGGTACAACCCCGACAACTGGGCGAGCGGCGTCATCCCGACTGCGGACGATGATGTGCTGATCGAAGCCGGGGCGAACCCAGCCATCCTACCCACGGGAACGGCCACCATTGCCAGCCTGCAACTGCGCAACGGCGGAAACTTCACCGTAGCCGAAGGGGCTATTTTGAACCTTAGTGCCGGTACGGCCGGCCTCGTCGCCAAAAGCGGTCGACTGATTGTCAACGGTAAGCTTTTAGTTGACCAGCAGGCAAATGGCATGCCCTTACTGGGGGTCACTACGACGATTGGGCCCAACGGTAATTTAATGTTCCAGCAAACGAACACCGATGTACTTGTTACCAGGACGCTGACCTGCAACGGACAATTACAACTCAACGACGGGCCGGGCCTTTCACTGCAGGGCGACGGTAGGTTGAATGTAGGCAGTACCGGCGATTGCCGGATTAACGCAGCTACGGGCACGGGCCTACTCCACAACGGCGCGGGTGTATCAATTAATGGAAAGCTGACCGTCACTAACAGCGGAGGAGATGGTATCCATGCCACCAACGACAACGGCATGGCTTTCAACGCACCGTCCGAAGTAACCCTGCGGAACAACGGTGGGCACGGTATTCATTGTGACGATGACGGTAGCTACCCGATAAACGTGCGGGGCGTGCTAACCATATCCGGTTCCGCTTTAAACGCCGTCGACGAGGGCATTTTCCTCCCCCGAACAGGCTGCACCCTCCGCTGTGCGGGCACCATAGATACCCGTTGGCAGGATGAAGATAACTACCGGATGGAAGTGGGTGATTCCAACGGATGTCTTAATGTGCTAGCCATCCCCGACCTGGGTGAGGGTACGCTGGCTTTTACCATCAACGGTACTACGCCCTGCACGGGCTATAGCCAACTGAATATACCCCAGGGAATAAATATTGACGGTGCAGTACTGGAACTAAACGGAAGTTATATCCCCGAAATTGGGGAAGCTTTTTCGCTGATCCTGAAACCAGGTTCCGGAGCATTTACTCAACGTTTCGCGGGCCTCCCTGAAGGTACCTTATTTCCGTTCAACGGGGTATTGCTGAAAATCTCTTACGCCGATGGCACCAACGATAACGATGTAGTGCTTACCGCCACTCAAAACGCCATCGAGGCTAGTTGGACCGGCGCCGTCAACAGCAACTGGTACGAAGCCGGCAACTGGACTATCGGTCGGGTACCGAGTACCACGGACCGAGTAATTATAGGTGATATTTCCGATGCCCCCATCGCCATCATTGATACCGGGGCGGTGACGATCACCGAGCTCCACGTCGTTGGCAGCGATGGCCAGTTTCGGTTAAACGAAGGAGCTGATTTAACGATCAGTGGTGGTGCGGACGGGCTGGTTTTAACCGGGGACTCCCTCATCATTCTAGATGGTAACGTACTCATTACCGACCAATCCGGCAATTATGGCTTGACCGCTAAAAGCGACTTGACCATCGGCCAGTCCGGAAGCCTCACGCTCAATCAGCTTGGTGTTGAAATGGGGGGATTCCATAACCTGATCGTCGATGGTACCGTAAACTGTACAAATGCCCCGGCGGATGCAGTAGTAATTGATGATGGTATCCTCGAAATTTCACCGACGGGCTCCTGGACCATTGAGGCTCCCGTTGGGGCGGGGATTAGAGTAACCAACGACCCCAGCGAGATAATGGTCGATGGCTCACTTTCCGTGATTGGTGCAGGGGAAGACGGTATTATTGGCGATCGCGAAATGCTGACGATCGGAACAACTGGCACACTGATAATTCGGGATGCCGCCTTCAACGGCATTGAAAGTATCAACGGGAACATTAACGGTAAACTAATCATCACTAACAGCGGAGGCAATGCCATTTTCTTAGATAACGAAGACTTCCAATTTTTCAACGGAAGCACCCTGGGAGCGGAAGGTAGCATTAGTGGAGAAGTAGGCTTCTTTGATGGTAGCAACCTCCAGCCCGGTAGTTCTCCCGGTTGCCTAACCATGCGGTCTTCCGTGAGTAATTTACCCATCTTAACCATTGAACTGGAGGGCATAACTGCCTGCACGGAATACGATCAAATCGTTCTTCGTGCCTCTGGCCAACTGGGCGGAGCGAGTTTACGGCTGGAAGGAGATTACCAACCCACCGTCAACGACGTCTTCACCATTGTACGTAACGATGCCGATTCCGACATCGTGGGCACCTTCGCGGGCCTGCCCGAAGGCGCACTGATTGAATTCAACAACAGTTTTCTGGAAATCAGCTATAACAACGGGCGGGACATTACGCTGACTACCGTCTCCGTGCTACCGCTCGATTTACTCTCCTTTACCGGCAAAGCCCGGAATAAAAATAACCTGCTCTCCTGGACAACGGCTAACGAAGAGGATTTCAGCCACTTCGAGGTCCAGCGCTCCGCGGATGGCAACACCTGGCAACTACTAGGCGCTGTCGCAGGTGCAGCGGAAGGACGGAATGCAGGACAGTACGACTACGTTGATGACAAGCCCCAATCCTCCGCCTACTACCGCCTACGAATGGTGGACCTGGACGGCAGCTACGCCTTCAGCCCCATCGTTTACCTCGAAAGGGAGGTAACAGCCGAACTGCGTGTTTTCCCAAATCCTAATTCCGGCAGCTTCGACCTTCGCCTTCCGGAGGTATCGGAGCCCCTTTCCCTCGCTCTTTATTCCGCACACAGCACCCGCGTCAGCGCCAAAAAAATTGGGGCGGGCACCCGACGTTGGAGCTCACGTGAAGCGCTACCTCCCGGTATCTACCTCGTAGTGGTAAGTACCCAGGATGGCCGGCGGTGGACGGAACGGATGGTGGTGCAGTAG